A stretch of Gallus gallus isolate bGalGal1 chromosome 2, bGalGal1.mat.broiler.GRCg7b, whole genome shotgun sequence DNA encodes these proteins:
- the LOC776146 gene encoding SUN domain-containing protein 3-like has translation MEQQGHGERGNWQTKVWKTVALVLVTVAVASFGVYCVGGLVEGLKTTAGVTARLVRGDGEMLSLDEELAKVQRQLHVLQWRARDITERALHEALRRTELPGFTGEAVQKIIHQVLEKLEESPFQMTNYASKTSGATIIRSKTSPSWIGSGRVFWQSLPLMAYMRPPEVILEPDNHPGNCWPFPGSQGHVFIKLPVAIFPMAVTINHGVPAAAYHADSISSAPKDFAVYGLQEEDDEKRTLLGEFTFMPGQAPGQTFQLKNEHSGFIKYVRLQVLSNWGHPDYTCLYQFRLHGDPAHDGDARGKLSA, from the exons ATGGAGCAACAAGGGCATGGCGAGCGGGGCAACTG GCAAACTAAGGTTTGGAAGACAGTTGCCCTGGTGCTGGTCACAGTGGCTGTGGCGTCCTTCG GCGTTTATTGCGTCGGAGGTCTTGTGGAAGGTTTAAAGACAACAGCAGGAGTGACTGCAAG GCTGGTGCGTGGTGATGGGGAAATGCTGAGCCTTGACGAAGAGCTTGCTAAGGTCCAGCGGCAGCTTCATGTCCTGCAATGGAGAGCGAGGGACATCACTGAGCGTGCTCTCCACGAAGCCCTGAGAAGAACTGAGCTCCCAGGCTTTACAGGCGAG GCTGTTCAAAAGATCATTCACCAGGTActggagaagctggaagaaagCCCATTCCAGATGACGAATTATGCCAGCAAAACTTCAG GCGCCACTATCATTCGTTCCAAGACTTCTCCCTCCTGGATTGGAAGTGGGAGAGTCTTCTGGCAGTCGCTGCCTCTGATGGCTTATATGAGGCCTCCTGAGGTTATTCTGGAG CCTGACAATCATCCAGGTAACTGCTGGCCCTTCCCAGGAAGTCAAGGGCATGTCTTCATCAAGTTGCCTGTGGCCATCTTCCCCATGGCAGTTACCATAAACCATGGGGTTCCAGCAGCAGCATACCATGCAGACAGCATCTCCAGTGCTCCAAAGGACTTCGCTGTCTAT GGCCTGCAGgaggaagatgatgagaaaAGAACGTTGCTGGGAGAGTTCACCTTCATGCCAGGCCAGGCTCCCGGTCAGACCTTCCAGCTGAAG AACGAGCACTCTGGGTTCATCAAGTACGTAAGGCTGCAAGTGCTGAGCAACTGGGGCCACCCAGACTACACCTGTCTGTATCAATTCAGGCTCCACGGCGATCCAGCCCATGATGGTGATGCTAGGGGAAAGCTATCTGCCTAG